The following proteins are co-located in the Peromyscus maniculatus bairdii isolate BWxNUB_F1_BW_parent chromosome 23, HU_Pman_BW_mat_3.1, whole genome shotgun sequence genome:
- the LOC121825506 gene encoding paired immunoglobulin-like type 2 receptor alpha, with protein MALLVSLPGGNQAMAWILLLLMSAACLQAGNSAGSNRERRFGVNQPANLSGVQGSSIEIPFSFYFPWELAKDPQMRILWRWKHFHGEFIYNSFLGFIHEHFRKRFILNWTQPQTSGVLRILDLKESDQTVFFCRVSLNTRYGVEVFQSITGTQITITPGEHIPGQALVVLTSLYHRCH; from the exons atgGCTCTGCTGGTCTCACTTCCTGGAGGGAATCAGGCCATGGCTTGGATCCTGCTTCTGCTGATGTCAGCTGCATGTCTGCAAGCTG GTAACTCAGCAGGATCCAACAGAGAAAGACGTTTTGGGGTCAACCAACCAGCAAACCTCTCTGGTGTCCAGGGCAGCTCCATCGAGATCCCCTTCTCCTTCTACTTTCCCTGGGAGTTGGCAAAGGATCCACAGATGAGGATTCTCTGGAGATGGAAGCACTTCCATGGGGAATTTATCTACAACTCCTTCTTGGGTTTCATACATGAGCATTTCAGGAAGCGTTTCATCCTGAACTGGACACAGCCTCAGACATCCGGAGTCCTCAGAATCCTGGACTTGAAGGAGTCGGACCAGACAGTGTTCTTCTGCCGAGTTAGTCTGAACACAAGATATGGCGTGGAGGTGTTTCAGTCGATTACTGGGACCCAAATCACCATCACTCCTGGTGAGCACATCCCAGGTCAGGCCCTTGTGGTCCTGACTTCCTTGTACCACAGATGTCATTAG